The DNA region TGGTGGCGGTAAATTTCTCCTTCTTGAGTAGCAGGTAAGGGTGATGGTGTATTAAAGGTGTTGGAATCTAAAGCAAAAAAATCAATCCCGCCATAACGAAAGGTGTAATAGCGATTGGGTAAGCGGGTAAACTGTCCAGGTTCGTAACGCAAACAGTGCCCTGTATCGGTTTTAGCAGTATAGTGTCGATCTAAATGACGTTCTAATTCTGGGGAAGATATCGCCCCCGTATAGTCCATAAATGCCCGTGCATAGGCATTACCTTGATACGATCCATGCCAGCCAATCTCGATATCTTTGTAGCGCAACAGGCGACGTAATGAAGATGTTGTTCCAGTAACTAAACGGTACATCAACGGCACATCGTAGTAATCATGATTACCTGGTACTGGCAAGAATGGTAGATTAAACACCATGCGATCGTAAGGAATGTCTTTTGGGTTGTCGCCACCGACAATAAATTCCCGGTAAGGCTCAATAAAGTTTGTTGAATAATACTCTTGGGAACCCACCACATAAATTACATCGCCTGTGTGCAACACGAAACTGCAATCATTGCGGTGAGAAAGCATTAGTTCAGCAACTTTTCGTTGGGGGTGTTGCCGATAATGCGATTGGGTACCGGAATCACCGATAACCATAAAGGAAAATTCTGGACTATCTTCTCTGCGATCGTCAATAACTATGCTGGTTTGATCAATTCCTCGTTGCACAAAACTTGGATGCATCCACCGCACCCGTTCCTTCATTTTTTGAATTTTTACAGGAATCGGTGGATCGGAAATCAATTTCATGGCTGATAACTCTTAAATGCCTAATGCATAAGCCGATTGTAACGAAATATTTAATTGTCATTAGTCATTTGTGAATAACCAATACCAATACCCAATTCCCAATCACCAATTCCCATTCTTTAAGGCAAATTTTCTCGTAGTAATGCTCGAAAGCCTGCTTGTTAAACCAATTCGCAATTCGCAATTCGCAATTACGTTTTGTGACGGGGATTTAGACCCCGACACAAAACGTGCTGCCTATCTTGCTGGGGACTTAAACCCCCAAAGTTCGTTGAAAATGCTCATCAGCAGTCAATGCTTCCGTGATTCCGCTATATTGCATGACAATAAAAGATACGCAATCTCCAAATCCCCATTCTTTAGTTCAAATTCCTCACC from Nostoc commune NIES-4072 includes:
- a CDS encoding metallophosphoesterase family protein; protein product: MKLISDPPIPVKIQKMKERVRWMHPSFVQRGIDQTSIVIDDRREDSPEFSFMVIGDSGTQSHYRQHPQRKVAELMLSHRNDCSFVLHTGDVIYVVGSQEYYSTNFIEPYREFIVGGDNPKDIPYDRMVFNLPFLPVPGNHDYYDVPLMYRLVTGTTSSLRRLLRYKDIEIGWHGSYQGNAYARAFMDYTGAISSPELERHLDRHYTAKTDTGHCLRYEPGQFTRLPNRYYTFRYGGIDFFALDSNTFNTPSPLPATQEGEIYRHQLQKRRQEIDREELQILGIYDRLNPDKPTDAEQLDDLSAKLDQINEIKIDIEKQLASHKMPAIDFEQLEWLRSRLIESWNNSDVRGRIIFFHHPPYVTEATKWNQAQTLAVRHRLRWVFEQVAETLGSLIKERPIVDLILNGHAHCLEHLCTTDTGFADSHINCIISGGSGHRPRYQRREGTELMETFTEIAGKPTRKVADSTLFVGRHDYNFQSRLPYSCVRIDVLDGCPPKFIIRPLITERVEDEWHNRELEPFVI